In a single window of the Sander lucioperca isolate FBNREF2018 chromosome 19, SLUC_FBN_1.2, whole genome shotgun sequence genome:
- the ncoa1 gene encoding nuclear receptor coactivator 1 isoform X2, producing the protein MSAVGENPLDPATPESRKRKGSPCDTSGQSVEKRRRELECRYIEELAELLSSNMGDIASLSVKPDKCHILKSTVDQIQQMKRREQEKAALLSPDEEVQKSDISSSSQGLLEKEALGPMLLEALDGFFFVVNREGRIIFVSENVTGYLGYAQGELMTSSVYSILHVGDHNEFVRNLLPKSLVNGVPWPQEPGRRNSHTFNCRMLKRPPDEMDSENPEARQQYEIMQCFTVSQPRTMQEEGDDLQSCLICIACRIPRAQPLSTESFITKQDPTGKIISIETSALRATGRPGWEDLVRKCIYAFFQPQGKEPSHAKKLLHEVMTHGTAISPLYHFALSDGTPLSAQTRCKFCCPPNPDVQPFIMGIHTIDREHNTSSSQENTNPSLPTLGSLAQTPSRSPSLPPSSNWTQGLATSGLHPNNTNTSPHGHNPATPTGYLTPNRTFPQQVNSPSPLSSPLTATPTSFMSPRMPRASPGLGGSPRVPGNPFSPSTPGLHSPAGELSSGGSLSRQQSGGDGSSGASGGSTGSFSLSSPVLQRQASTPTGSSTRPPSAKPPEGGEGRGEDSVKAPLPSASQLGNPRLNQLLDSNGTGVESNNNRIHCTSSPLPPNPPPVPQCPASHSTLTERHKILHRLLQDTSPNDGSTTTTEEGLNKQDVEVKRELPASPVLNASPPKSSSREPQDHQLLRFLLDTDEKDLGDLPPPSALTLQTVRVKVEKRASVEGAACTGSTVAAGGASKPAGVCSSSACISPKSSPVGENCRDSRRDSRRDSRDSTSSGGPVDMDPLTQLLPGLRGPGEVKHGSEDSTTPGGGPQLHSPASQPPAQLQSSLPQLQSPLPQLQSPLSQPQSLSQLQSPSPKLHSPSPQLKLQSPTQLQPGEAGTPRNVNVKREPPATPNRGLADGGPTSGCSLQSQSSFDFCSPPTPNQTQNQGQGDIFQTPQDSSPFPEADINPFSSSTGLSKMDVGDSQFQPLALSDTLSFDGLGTPLQAPLASPQEQCVPCSLDEVLGPPTTPEGRNDEKALLEQLVSFLSGTDESELAELDKALGIDKLVQGGCFEPLPQNFLTQQPTATPGSMDPKLPTYLSQFTPAPQAQFPPELATVVGTQGLGFGAPRGAFPGGTTGIGLRPGMTRPQGIGPQIRLPPNQLRLQLQQRLQGPQQLQNRMAGMNAFPGGAQHVNIGIRQGVQQPQMPSQPPLNAQMLAQRQRELFSIQHRQRQLFQQKVMLMRQNMAGAPTGTVGPIGTARVPKGPTTTPQQQQQQQQQPQPQQFNFPQGYPPLTGKSPTSPSQFGPMSGSPLDNKLPGRVPLNNQALIGSVQGQFSSTVNSSLQQGLFQQFGGTAIAQQDPAFPSEMSPTSPLLSPQSSTSQSPLLQQAPPPGYQSPEMKSWQQTGMGSNSLFSQSGQSAGPAFGQQGVYNNMSITVAMAGGSASVGSLPHMGQPVGMSNSNLSNVGSVCSDQQVQQVQVFADVQCTVNVVGSDSYLNQGSIGATASQKGPGAQGSQNNQAQQKSLLQQLLTE; encoded by the exons CGTCGTCAACCGGGAGGGTCGCATCATCTTTGTTTCAGAGAACGTGACGGGTTACCTTGGATACGCCCAGGGGGAGCTGATGACCTCAAGTGTCTACAGCATCCTCCATGTGGGAGACCACAATGAATTTGTTCGCAATCTGCTGCCCAAAAGCCTGG TAAACGGCGTGCCGTGGCCACAGGAACCTGGCAGAAGGAACAGCCACACCTTCAACTGTCGCATGCTGAAAAGGCCACCGGACGAGATGGACTCCGAAAATCCGGAGGCTCGGCAGCAATATGAGATCATGCAGTGTTTCACCGTGTCCCAACCACGGACCATGCAGGAGGAGGGAGATG ACCTGCAGAGCTGCCTGATCTGTATTGCCTGTCGGATACCTCGCGCCCAGCCTTTGAGCACTGAGTCTTTCATTACGAAGCAGGACCctacag GGAAGATCATCTCCATAGAAACTAGTGCTTTGCGGGCGACAGGCCGGCCTGGCTGGGAGGACCTGGTCAGGAAGTGTATCTACGCTTTCTTTCAGCCGCAGGGCAAAGAGCCCTCCCACGCCAAGAAGCTGCTGCATGAGG TGATGACTCATGGCACCGCTATCAGCCCGTTGTACCATTTCGCGTTAAGTGACGGCACCCCGCTCAGCGCTCAAACCCGCTGCAAGTTCTGCTGCCCCCCCAACCCTGACGTACAGCCCTTCATTATGGGCATTCACACTATTGACAG gGAACACAACACTTCTAGCTCTCAGGAAAACACTAACCCCAGCCTTCCGACCCTTGGCAGCCTTGCCCAAACTCCCTCCCGCTCGCCTTCCCTTCCTCCCAGCAGCAACTGGACCCAAGGCCTCGCCACCTCGGGCCTTCACCCCAACAACACCAACACCTCCCCCCACGGACATAATCCAGCCACACCCACAGGCTACCTGACGCCTAATCGGACCTTTCCCCAGCAGGTCAACAGCCCCTCTCCTTTGAGCAGCCCACTCACAGCCACCCCTACCTCTTTTATGTCACCCAGGATGCCACGGGCCAGTCCTGGGTTAGGGGGAAGCCCTCGGGTACCGGGGAACCCCTTCTCTCCTTCCACACCAGGCCTCCATTCCCCAGCAGGGGAGCTGAGTAGTGGAGGCAGCCTCAGCAGGCAGCAGTCTGGCGGCGATGGTAGTAGCGGCGCCAGCGGTGGGTCAACGGGGTCCTTCTCCCTGTCCTCTCCTGTCCTACAGAGACAAGCCAGTACACCCACCGGCTCCTCCACTCGGCCTCCATCTGCTAAACCGCCAGAGGGAGGAGAAGGACGGGGAGAGGACTCTGTTAAAGCCCCCCTTCCTTCTGCCTCACAGCTGGGTAACCCAAGACTCAATCAGCTCCTGGATAGCAATGGGACGGGAGTTGAATCCAACAACAACAGAATCCACTGCACCTCATCACCTCTTCCACCAAACCCTCCTCCTGTCCCTCAGTGCCCTGCCTCTCACAGCACCCTAACGGAACGGCATAAGATCCTGCACCGGCTGCTCCAGGACACCAGTCCCAACGAcggctccaccaccaccaccgagGAAGGactaaacaaacaagatgtTGAGGTCAAGAGGGAGCTGCCTGCCAGTCCAGTTCTTAACGCGTCACCTCCCAAGTCCAGCTCCAGAGAGCCACAGGACCATCAACTACTCCGTTTTCTCCTGGACACAGACGAAAAG gacTTGGGGGACCTTCCACCTCCATCTGCTCTCACCCTGCAGACGGTTAGGGTAAAAGTGGAGAAGAGAGCCAGCGTGGAGGGAGCAGCCTGTACAGGCTCTACCGTTGCAGCAGGAGGTGCATCCAAACCTGCAGGAGTTTGCAGCAGCTCGGCTTGCATCAGCCCCAAATCAAGCCCCGTCGGAGAGAACTGCAGGGACAGCCGCAGGGACAGCCGCAGGGACAGCCGAGACTCCACG AGCTCTGGTGGCCCTGTTGACATGGACCCTCTCACCCAGCTGCTGCCTGGCCTGAGAGGCCCGGGTGAGGTCAAACACGGCAGCGAGGATTCAACAACCCCTGGAGGGGGCCCCCAACTCCACTCTCCAGCCTCGCAGCCCCCAGCTCAGCTCCAGTCCTCCCTGCCTCAGCTCCAGTCCCCGCTTCCTCAGCTCCAGTCCCCCCTGTCCCAGCCGCAGTCCCTTTCCCAGTTGCAATCGCCGTCACCCAAGCTCCACTCCCCTTCCCCCCAGCTCAAACTACAGTCACCCACTCAGCTCCAGCCCGGCGAGGCCGGCACTCCCCGCAACGTCAATGTGAAGAGAGAGCCTCCCGCCACTCCGAACAGAG GACTCGCTGATGGCGGCCCGACCTCCGGCTGCAGCCTCCAGAGTCAGTCATCCTTTGATTTCTGCAGTCCCCCCACTCCAAACCAGACACAGAACCAGGGACAGGGAGACATCTTCCAGACCCCCCAGGACAGCAGCCCCTTTCCAGAGGCAGACATTAACCCATTCAGTTCAAGCACTG GCCTATCTAAGATGGATGTGGGAGACTCCCAGTTTCAGCCTCTGGCTCTGTCTGACACCTTGTCCTTTGATGGTCTTGGAACACCTTTACAAGCTCCCTTGGCATCACCGCAAGA GCAGTGTGTGCCATGTTCGCTGGATGAAGTGCTGGGCCCTCCGACCACACCCGAGGGCCGGAACGATGAGAAAGCTCTGTTAGAGCAGCTCGTCTCTTTCCTCAGTGGGACTGATGAGAGTGAACTGGCCGAGCTGGATAAGGCTCTGGGTATTGACAAACTGGTGCAG GGCGGCTGTTTTGAACCTTTGCCCCAAAACTTCCTAACCCAGCAGCCCACTGCCACGCCAGGTTCCATGGACCCTAAACTTCCCACCTACCTTTCCCAGTTTACACCAGCTCCACAAGCTCAGTTTCCTCCAGAGCTGGCCACGGTGGTGGGGACACAGGGTCTTGGGTTTGGAGCCCCCCGGGGGGCTTTCCCCGGCGGGACGACGGGCATCGGGCTGAGGCCAGGCATGACGCGACCACAGGGGATTGGCCCTCAGATCAGGCTGCCACCCAACCAACTgcgcctgcagctgcagcagaggcTGCAGGGCCCACAGCAG CTCCAGAACAGGATGGCGGGCATGAATGCGTTTCCTGGAGGCGCCCAGCATGTGAACATAGGGATTCGTCAAGGGGTTCAACAACCTCAAATGCCCTCACAG CCTCCGCTGAATGCCCAGATGCTGGCCCAGCGACAAAGGGAACTCTTCAGCATCCAGCACCGCCAGCGCCAGCTTTTCCAGCAGAAAGTCATGCTGATGAGACAGAACATGGCAGGGGCCCCGACCGGAACTGTAGGGCCTATCGGAACTGCCAGGGTCCCAAAAGGTCCCACAACAACGcctcaacaacagcagcagcagcagcagcaaccacAGCCGCAGCAGTTCAACTTTCCACAAGGGTACCCTCCGTTGACGGGAAAATCCCCTACCTCACCAAGTCAATTCGGCCCCATGAGCGGGAGCCCTCTGGACAACAAACTGCCCGGCAGAGTTCCCCTGAATAACCAGGCGCTGATAGGCAGCGTGCAGGGCCAGTTCAGCAGCACCGTGAACTCCTCATTGCAGCAGGGCCTGTTTCAGCAGTTTGGAGGGACTG CTATCGCCCAGCAAGACCCAGCTTTCCCGTCTGAGATGAGCCCGACCAGCCCGTTGTTGTCACCTCAAAGCTCCACCTCCCAGAGTCCTCTGCTTCAGCAGGCCCCGCCCCCTGGCTACCAGTCACCAGAAATGAAGAGCTGGCAACAGACAGGCATGGGCAGCAACAG CCTGTTCAGTCAGTCAGGACAGAGTGCAGGGCCGGCTTTTGGCCAGCAGGGGGTTTACAACAACATGAGCATCACCGTCGCCATGGCCGGGGGCTCGGCTAGTGTCGGCTCATTACCTCACATGGGGCAGCCGGTTGGCATGAGCAACAGTAACCTCAGTAACGTCGGTTCAGTGTGCAGCGACCAGCAG GTGCAGCAGGTTCAGGTGTTCGCGGACGTGCAGTGCACAGTGAACGTGGTTGGCAGCGACTCCTACCTGAACCAGGGCTCCATCGGAGCCACGGCCTCCCAGAAGGGCCCCGGAGCGCAGGGCTCCCAGAACAACCAGGCCCAGCAGAAGAGcctcctccagcagctgctCACCGAGTGA
- the ncoa1 gene encoding nuclear receptor coactivator 1 isoform X1, with protein MSAVGENPLDPATPESRKRKGSPCDTSGQSVEKRRRELECRYIEELAELLSSNMGDIASLSVKPDKCHILKSTVDQIQQMKRREQEKAALLSPDEEVQKSDISSSSQGLLEKEALGPMLLEALDGFFFVVNREGRIIFVSENVTGYLGYAQGELMTSSVYSILHVGDHNEFVRNLLPKSLVNGVPWPQEPGRRNSHTFNCRMLKRPPDEMDSENPEARQQYEIMQCFTVSQPRTMQEEGDDLQSCLICIACRIPRAQPLSTESFITKQDPTGKIISIETSALRATGRPGWEDLVRKCIYAFFQPQGKEPSHAKKLLHEVMTHGTAISPLYHFALSDGTPLSAQTRCKFCCPPNPDVQPFIMGIHTIDREHNTSSSQENTNPSLPTLGSLAQTPSRSPSLPPSSNWTQGLATSGLHPNNTNTSPHGHNPATPTGYLTPNRTFPQQVNSPSPLSSPLTATPTSFMSPRMPRASPGLGGSPRVPGNPFSPSTPGLHSPAGELSSGGSLSRQQSGGDGSSGASGGSTGSFSLSSPVLQRQASTPTGSSTRPPSAKPPEGGEGRGEDSVKAPLPSASQLGNPRLNQLLDSNGTGVESNNNRIHCTSSPLPPNPPPVPQCPASHSTLTERHKILHRLLQDTSPNDGSTTTTEEGLNKQDVEVKRELPASPVLNASPPKSSSREPQDHQLLRFLLDTDEKDLGDLPPPSALTLQTVRVKVEKRASVEGAACTGSTVAAGGASKPAGVCSSSACISPKSSPVGENCRDSRRDSRRDSRDSTSSGGPVDMDPLTQLLPGLRGPGEVKHGSEDSTTPGGGPQLHSPASQPPAQLQSSLPQLQSPLPQLQSPLSQPQSLSQLQSPSPKLHSPSPQLKLQSPTQLQPGEAGTPRNVNVKREPPATPNRGLADGGPTSGCSLQSQSSFDFCSPPTPNQTQNQGQGDIFQTPQDSSPFPEADINPFSSSTGLSKMDVGDSQFQPLALSDTLSFDGLGTPLQAPLASPQEQCVPCSLDEVLGPPTTPEGRNDEKALLEQLVSFLSGTDESELAELDKALGIDKLVQGGCFEPLPQNFLTQQPTATPGSMDPKLPTYLSQFTPAPQAQFPPELATVVGTQGLGFGAPRGAFPGGTTGIGLRPGMTRPQGIGPQIRLPPNQLRLQLQQRLQGPQQLQNRMAGMNAFPGGAQHVNIGIRQGVQQPQMPSQQPPLNAQMLAQRQRELFSIQHRQRQLFQQKVMLMRQNMAGAPTGTVGPIGTARVPKGPTTTPQQQQQQQQQPQPQQFNFPQGYPPLTGKSPTSPSQFGPMSGSPLDNKLPGRVPLNNQALIGSVQGQFSSTVNSSLQQGLFQQFGGTAIAQQDPAFPSEMSPTSPLLSPQSSTSQSPLLQQAPPPGYQSPEMKSWQQTGMGSNSLFSQSGQSAGPAFGQQGVYNNMSITVAMAGGSASVGSLPHMGQPVGMSNSNLSNVGSVCSDQQVQQVQVFADVQCTVNVVGSDSYLNQGSIGATASQKGPGAQGSQNNQAQQKSLLQQLLTE; from the exons CGTCGTCAACCGGGAGGGTCGCATCATCTTTGTTTCAGAGAACGTGACGGGTTACCTTGGATACGCCCAGGGGGAGCTGATGACCTCAAGTGTCTACAGCATCCTCCATGTGGGAGACCACAATGAATTTGTTCGCAATCTGCTGCCCAAAAGCCTGG TAAACGGCGTGCCGTGGCCACAGGAACCTGGCAGAAGGAACAGCCACACCTTCAACTGTCGCATGCTGAAAAGGCCACCGGACGAGATGGACTCCGAAAATCCGGAGGCTCGGCAGCAATATGAGATCATGCAGTGTTTCACCGTGTCCCAACCACGGACCATGCAGGAGGAGGGAGATG ACCTGCAGAGCTGCCTGATCTGTATTGCCTGTCGGATACCTCGCGCCCAGCCTTTGAGCACTGAGTCTTTCATTACGAAGCAGGACCctacag GGAAGATCATCTCCATAGAAACTAGTGCTTTGCGGGCGACAGGCCGGCCTGGCTGGGAGGACCTGGTCAGGAAGTGTATCTACGCTTTCTTTCAGCCGCAGGGCAAAGAGCCCTCCCACGCCAAGAAGCTGCTGCATGAGG TGATGACTCATGGCACCGCTATCAGCCCGTTGTACCATTTCGCGTTAAGTGACGGCACCCCGCTCAGCGCTCAAACCCGCTGCAAGTTCTGCTGCCCCCCCAACCCTGACGTACAGCCCTTCATTATGGGCATTCACACTATTGACAG gGAACACAACACTTCTAGCTCTCAGGAAAACACTAACCCCAGCCTTCCGACCCTTGGCAGCCTTGCCCAAACTCCCTCCCGCTCGCCTTCCCTTCCTCCCAGCAGCAACTGGACCCAAGGCCTCGCCACCTCGGGCCTTCACCCCAACAACACCAACACCTCCCCCCACGGACATAATCCAGCCACACCCACAGGCTACCTGACGCCTAATCGGACCTTTCCCCAGCAGGTCAACAGCCCCTCTCCTTTGAGCAGCCCACTCACAGCCACCCCTACCTCTTTTATGTCACCCAGGATGCCACGGGCCAGTCCTGGGTTAGGGGGAAGCCCTCGGGTACCGGGGAACCCCTTCTCTCCTTCCACACCAGGCCTCCATTCCCCAGCAGGGGAGCTGAGTAGTGGAGGCAGCCTCAGCAGGCAGCAGTCTGGCGGCGATGGTAGTAGCGGCGCCAGCGGTGGGTCAACGGGGTCCTTCTCCCTGTCCTCTCCTGTCCTACAGAGACAAGCCAGTACACCCACCGGCTCCTCCACTCGGCCTCCATCTGCTAAACCGCCAGAGGGAGGAGAAGGACGGGGAGAGGACTCTGTTAAAGCCCCCCTTCCTTCTGCCTCACAGCTGGGTAACCCAAGACTCAATCAGCTCCTGGATAGCAATGGGACGGGAGTTGAATCCAACAACAACAGAATCCACTGCACCTCATCACCTCTTCCACCAAACCCTCCTCCTGTCCCTCAGTGCCCTGCCTCTCACAGCACCCTAACGGAACGGCATAAGATCCTGCACCGGCTGCTCCAGGACACCAGTCCCAACGAcggctccaccaccaccaccgagGAAGGactaaacaaacaagatgtTGAGGTCAAGAGGGAGCTGCCTGCCAGTCCAGTTCTTAACGCGTCACCTCCCAAGTCCAGCTCCAGAGAGCCACAGGACCATCAACTACTCCGTTTTCTCCTGGACACAGACGAAAAG gacTTGGGGGACCTTCCACCTCCATCTGCTCTCACCCTGCAGACGGTTAGGGTAAAAGTGGAGAAGAGAGCCAGCGTGGAGGGAGCAGCCTGTACAGGCTCTACCGTTGCAGCAGGAGGTGCATCCAAACCTGCAGGAGTTTGCAGCAGCTCGGCTTGCATCAGCCCCAAATCAAGCCCCGTCGGAGAGAACTGCAGGGACAGCCGCAGGGACAGCCGCAGGGACAGCCGAGACTCCACG AGCTCTGGTGGCCCTGTTGACATGGACCCTCTCACCCAGCTGCTGCCTGGCCTGAGAGGCCCGGGTGAGGTCAAACACGGCAGCGAGGATTCAACAACCCCTGGAGGGGGCCCCCAACTCCACTCTCCAGCCTCGCAGCCCCCAGCTCAGCTCCAGTCCTCCCTGCCTCAGCTCCAGTCCCCGCTTCCTCAGCTCCAGTCCCCCCTGTCCCAGCCGCAGTCCCTTTCCCAGTTGCAATCGCCGTCACCCAAGCTCCACTCCCCTTCCCCCCAGCTCAAACTACAGTCACCCACTCAGCTCCAGCCCGGCGAGGCCGGCACTCCCCGCAACGTCAATGTGAAGAGAGAGCCTCCCGCCACTCCGAACAGAG GACTCGCTGATGGCGGCCCGACCTCCGGCTGCAGCCTCCAGAGTCAGTCATCCTTTGATTTCTGCAGTCCCCCCACTCCAAACCAGACACAGAACCAGGGACAGGGAGACATCTTCCAGACCCCCCAGGACAGCAGCCCCTTTCCAGAGGCAGACATTAACCCATTCAGTTCAAGCACTG GCCTATCTAAGATGGATGTGGGAGACTCCCAGTTTCAGCCTCTGGCTCTGTCTGACACCTTGTCCTTTGATGGTCTTGGAACACCTTTACAAGCTCCCTTGGCATCACCGCAAGA GCAGTGTGTGCCATGTTCGCTGGATGAAGTGCTGGGCCCTCCGACCACACCCGAGGGCCGGAACGATGAGAAAGCTCTGTTAGAGCAGCTCGTCTCTTTCCTCAGTGGGACTGATGAGAGTGAACTGGCCGAGCTGGATAAGGCTCTGGGTATTGACAAACTGGTGCAG GGCGGCTGTTTTGAACCTTTGCCCCAAAACTTCCTAACCCAGCAGCCCACTGCCACGCCAGGTTCCATGGACCCTAAACTTCCCACCTACCTTTCCCAGTTTACACCAGCTCCACAAGCTCAGTTTCCTCCAGAGCTGGCCACGGTGGTGGGGACACAGGGTCTTGGGTTTGGAGCCCCCCGGGGGGCTTTCCCCGGCGGGACGACGGGCATCGGGCTGAGGCCAGGCATGACGCGACCACAGGGGATTGGCCCTCAGATCAGGCTGCCACCCAACCAACTgcgcctgcagctgcagcagaggcTGCAGGGCCCACAGCAG CTCCAGAACAGGATGGCGGGCATGAATGCGTTTCCTGGAGGCGCCCAGCATGTGAACATAGGGATTCGTCAAGGGGTTCAACAACCTCAAATGCCCTCACAG CAGCCTCCGCTGAATGCCCAGATGCTGGCCCAGCGACAAAGGGAACTCTTCAGCATCCAGCACCGCCAGCGCCAGCTTTTCCAGCAGAAAGTCATGCTGATGAGACAGAACATGGCAGGGGCCCCGACCGGAACTGTAGGGCCTATCGGAACTGCCAGGGTCCCAAAAGGTCCCACAACAACGcctcaacaacagcagcagcagcagcagcaaccacAGCCGCAGCAGTTCAACTTTCCACAAGGGTACCCTCCGTTGACGGGAAAATCCCCTACCTCACCAAGTCAATTCGGCCCCATGAGCGGGAGCCCTCTGGACAACAAACTGCCCGGCAGAGTTCCCCTGAATAACCAGGCGCTGATAGGCAGCGTGCAGGGCCAGTTCAGCAGCACCGTGAACTCCTCATTGCAGCAGGGCCTGTTTCAGCAGTTTGGAGGGACTG CTATCGCCCAGCAAGACCCAGCTTTCCCGTCTGAGATGAGCCCGACCAGCCCGTTGTTGTCACCTCAAAGCTCCACCTCCCAGAGTCCTCTGCTTCAGCAGGCCCCGCCCCCTGGCTACCAGTCACCAGAAATGAAGAGCTGGCAACAGACAGGCATGGGCAGCAACAG CCTGTTCAGTCAGTCAGGACAGAGTGCAGGGCCGGCTTTTGGCCAGCAGGGGGTTTACAACAACATGAGCATCACCGTCGCCATGGCCGGGGGCTCGGCTAGTGTCGGCTCATTACCTCACATGGGGCAGCCGGTTGGCATGAGCAACAGTAACCTCAGTAACGTCGGTTCAGTGTGCAGCGACCAGCAG GTGCAGCAGGTTCAGGTGTTCGCGGACGTGCAGTGCACAGTGAACGTGGTTGGCAGCGACTCCTACCTGAACCAGGGCTCCATCGGAGCCACGGCCTCCCAGAAGGGCCCCGGAGCGCAGGGCTCCCAGAACAACCAGGCCCAGCAGAAGAGcctcctccagcagctgctCACCGAGTGA